In a single window of the Flavivirga spongiicola genome:
- a CDS encoding SusC/RagA family TonB-linked outer membrane protein — MKKVIKLKSNPSFSLKFDLKMKLTTLLLIVSLFQLQANEAYSQKNKITLNLENVSVENVLNKIEQLTEFKFLYNYSEVDYKKIVSVNAKKERVSSILKKLFLNSDVSFKILEKQIVLKPVKQLLNVPQHKVSGKVVDKDKVPIAGTNVRIKGAKKGVVTNFDGSYSIITDEQATLVFSYLGYISQEIKIGGRNKIDVMLQEDISKLDEVVVTGIVTRSKESFTGAVTTVKGEELRAIGNLNLVESLKTIDPSFIIFENRSLGSDPNNLPNIEVRGQTSISTDNLRDEFGNDPNQPLFILDGFETSLRTIVDLDINRIESVTILKDASSTALYGSNAANGVIVVETKKPKLGELQVSYSSDFRIEMPDLSDFNLMNASQKLEYERLSGYWDRGVSTTSSQFDRGKHYNAVLKEVTRGVDTYWLNEPLRVGTTLGHSLSASGGAEAFRYGVSLNYRKQQGLMIGSDRTTWGGNIRMNYRKGKLNISNNLSINGAEGLDSPYGSFAAFSRTNPYFRKTDENGNITKYLDIEGYFANDGVFIDNPLYRSTLNNYGKNNSRNIANNLQAILSFSNQFRIQANLQLSSGLNTSENFVSPQDPSFRESIISERGRYTNTRTDRFTYRANIMTTYANVFAEKHRLTTNIRGSVEHSKNKLLGIGALGFPVGTNGNPAFAYDYIPESSPNTSERVDRRVNILGSLNYSYDNIYLFDATYRLDGSTVFGSSNKYSPFWSVGLGWNLHNQFNMSDKITMFKLRGNIGSTGNQGFAALNTVALYRFINDVNIFGQGAKLQSIANPNLKWQSALDTSFGLDIAFKNRISTTINGFVRRSDPLVASINLPSSTGVFQYPINVGYLDTKGLEASIRFSPLYKPNQKLIWNLRLTMAATKSEYGGFGDFLRSLDDAGRAAITGSSETDNILEAIENGTASRFLLRYRDGYSPNDMWALESLGIDPGNGREVFLTKDGETTYEYDIENEKVMGNNRPTVEGVFGTDFRVGNISLGLNFRYRIGGDVINSELYNKVENISEGQRIFNHDVRALTERWQEPGDVARFKAIDQFDNTRISSRFIQEENVLIAESFNMAYDFRDTQWVKSLGLSQLRLTAFMNDIFRISSIRTERGIRYPFARTISLKLNANF, encoded by the coding sequence ATGAAAAAAGTTATTAAGTTAAAGAGCAATCCCTCTTTTTCATTAAAATTTGACTTAAAAATGAAACTTACTACACTCTTATTGATAGTTTCTTTATTTCAGCTTCAAGCTAATGAAGCATATAGTCAAAAGAATAAAATTACTCTAAACCTTGAAAACGTAAGTGTTGAAAATGTATTAAATAAGATTGAACAACTTACAGAATTTAAGTTTTTATATAATTATAGTGAAGTAGATTATAAAAAAATTGTCTCAGTAAATGCTAAAAAGGAGAGAGTTTCATCTATTCTAAAAAAATTATTTCTAAATTCTGATGTTTCCTTCAAAATTTTAGAAAAACAAATTGTACTAAAGCCAGTAAAACAGCTTTTAAATGTACCCCAACATAAAGTATCTGGTAAAGTTGTAGATAAAGACAAGGTACCGATTGCAGGAACAAATGTTAGGATAAAGGGCGCTAAAAAAGGTGTTGTGACTAATTTTGATGGAAGTTATTCAATTATCACAGATGAGCAAGCAACATTAGTATTTAGCTATTTAGGATATATTTCTCAAGAAATAAAGATAGGAGGTCGAAATAAGATTGATGTTATGTTACAAGAAGACATCTCTAAACTTGACGAAGTTGTTGTTACGGGTATTGTTACTAGAAGTAAGGAAAGTTTTACCGGTGCAGTAACAACTGTAAAAGGAGAAGAATTAAGAGCTATTGGTAATTTAAATTTAGTAGAGAGTTTAAAAACGATAGATCCTTCCTTTATTATATTTGAAAACAGGAGCTTAGGGTCAGATCCTAATAATTTACCAAATATAGAAGTTAGAGGGCAAACAAGTATTTCTACAGATAACTTAAGAGATGAATTTGGGAATGATCCTAATCAGCCATTATTTATTTTAGATGGATTTGAAACGTCTTTAAGAACTATTGTCGATTTAGATATTAACCGTATTGAGTCTGTTACCATTTTAAAAGATGCTTCTTCTACGGCGTTATATGGTTCTAATGCGGCAAATGGTGTTATTGTTGTAGAAACTAAAAAACCTAAATTAGGTGAGCTACAAGTTAGCTATTCTTCAGATTTTAGAATTGAGATGCCAGACTTATCAGACTTTAACTTAATGAATGCCAGCCAAAAGTTAGAATACGAAAGGCTATCGGGGTATTGGGATCGTGGTGTTAGCACTACGTCTTCTCAATTTGATAGAGGCAAGCATTATAATGCTGTTTTAAAAGAAGTGACTCGAGGTGTCGATACTTATTGGTTAAACGAACCTCTTAGAGTTGGTACCACTTTAGGGCATTCTCTTTCTGCTAGTGGGGGAGCTGAAGCTTTTAGATATGGTGTAAGTTTAAATTATAGAAAACAGCAAGGACTTATGATTGGTTCAGATCGTACTACCTGGGGAGGTAATATAAGAATGAACTATCGTAAAGGAAAATTAAACATTTCGAACAACCTTAGTATAAATGGTGCAGAAGGGCTTGATTCACCATACGGGTCTTTTGCTGCATTTTCCAGAACGAATCCGTATTTCAGAAAAACTGATGAGAATGGAAACATTACAAAATACTTAGACATAGAAGGATATTTTGCTAATGATGGTGTATTTATTGATAACCCATTATACCGTTCTACTTTAAATAATTATGGTAAAAATAATAGTCGAAATATAGCTAATAATTTACAGGCTATTTTAAGTTTTTCTAATCAGTTTAGAATACAGGCAAACCTCCAGCTTTCTTCAGGTCTTAACACTAGTGAAAATTTCGTATCTCCACAAGACCCTTCATTTAGAGAAAGTATTATTAGTGAGCGAGGTAGATATACTAATACGCGAACCGATAGATTTACATACAGAGCCAATATTATGACGACTTATGCTAATGTTTTTGCAGAAAAGCATAGACTTACTACCAATATAAGAGGGTCTGTAGAGCATTCTAAAAATAAGCTGCTAGGTATAGGTGCTTTAGGGTTTCCTGTAGGAACTAACGGTAACCCAGCATTTGCTTATGATTATATACCAGAATCATCTCCAAATACCTCAGAAAGAGTTGATAGACGTGTAAATATATTAGGGAGTTTAAACTATTCTTATGATAATATTTATTTATTTGATGCGACCTATCGTTTAGATGGTTCTACAGTTTTTGGTTCTAGTAATAAATATTCTCCTTTTTGGTCTGTTGGTTTAGGTTGGAATTTGCACAATCAATTTAATATGAGCGATAAAATTACGATGTTTAAGTTGAGAGGAAATATTGGTTCAACAGGAAACCAAGGCTTTGCTGCATTAAATACTGTAGCTTTATATCGTTTTATTAATGATGTTAACATTTTTGGACAAGGTGCTAAACTACAATCAATAGCAAATCCAAATTTAAAATGGCAGAGTGCTTTAGATACCAGTTTTGGTTTAGATATCGCTTTTAAAAACAGAATAAGTACAACCATAAACGGATTTGTTAGAAGATCAGACCCTTTAGTAGCTAGTATTAACTTACCTTCTTCAACAGGAGTTTTTCAATACCCCATAAATGTTGGGTATTTAGATACAAAAGGACTAGAAGCCAGTATAAGATTTTCACCTCTTTATAAACCAAACCAAAAGTTAATTTGGAATTTAAGATTAACAATGGCTGCAACAAAATCTGAATATGGTGGTTTTGGCGATTTCCTTAGAAGTTTAGATGATGCAGGAAGAGCTGCAATAACCGGTAGTTCTGAAACTGATAATATTCTAGAAGCTATAGAAAATGGCACGGCCTCTAGATTTTTATTACGCTATAGAGATGGGTACAGTCCAAACGATATGTGGGCATTAGAATCTTTAGGGATCGATCCAGGAAACGGTAGAGAAGTGTTTTTAACAAAAGATGGAGAAACAACTTATGAATATGATATAGAAAATGAGAAGGTTATGGGGAATAATAGACCTACTGTTGAAGGTGTATTTGGTACAGATTTTCGTGTTGGAAACATCTCTTTGGGGCTTAATTTTCGTTACCGTATAGGAGGAGATGTCATTAACTCAGAATTATATAACAAAGTAGAAAATATCTCTGAAGGCCAAAGAATATTTAACCATGATGTAAGAGCCTTAACTGAAAGGTGGCAAGAACCGGGAGATGTTGCTAGGTTTAAAGCGATTGATCAATTTGATAACACTAGAATTTCTTCTCGATTCATTCAAGAGGAAAATGTACTTATAGCAGAGTCGTTTAATATGGCTTATGATTTTAGAGATACTCAATGGGTTAAAAGTCTTGGTCTAAGCCAATTGAGATTGACTGCGTTTATGAATGATATTTTCCGCATATCTTCTATAAGAACAGAACGCGGTATTCGTTACCCATTTGCACGAACTATTTCTTTAAAACTAAATGCTAATTTTTAA
- a CDS encoding FecR family protein, with amino-acid sequence MKKLVIKYLTDTISETELKSLIEWVQHSKKNQDQFKILLNANHKLDMANRPIDAEAAYKNLLKKIEVKRIPIIKSYQTVFKYAAVAIIFLGMAYFYQQGYVESEPKLVIPDESITLLLDNGDVKILNKGETIQVTDVKGNILGTQKGNQLVYNKELKVETLVYNTITVPYGKRYEVQLSDGTHVHLNAGTSLKYPINFIEGKKRQVFLDGEAYFDVSKDVNNSFVVNTNEIDVRVLGTQFNISSYPEDENVTTVLVEGLVSLYNSNEDYNPETATLLDPGLKAKWNKKTNHIEITKADIEMHTAWINGKIIFRYTPFKNIIKKLERHYNVEIINNNKALDDQLFAASFDIETIEQVLESFNISYAIDYSIKNNQIIIN; translated from the coding sequence ATGAAAAAATTAGTTATTAAATATTTAACCGATACTATTTCAGAAACAGAATTAAAATCTCTGATAGAATGGGTGCAGCATTCGAAAAAAAACCAAGATCAATTTAAAATATTGCTAAATGCCAACCATAAACTTGATATGGCAAATAGGCCTATAGATGCTGAAGCAGCTTATAAAAATCTTCTTAAAAAGATAGAAGTTAAACGCATACCGATAATAAAAAGCTATCAAACCGTTTTCAAATATGCAGCAGTAGCCATTATTTTTTTAGGAATGGCTTATTTCTATCAGCAAGGCTATGTTGAAAGTGAACCAAAGCTCGTTATCCCTGATGAAAGCATTACATTATTACTAGATAATGGAGATGTTAAAATTCTTAATAAAGGAGAAACCATTCAAGTTACTGATGTTAAAGGCAATATTCTTGGAACCCAGAAAGGAAACCAATTAGTGTATAATAAGGAACTTAAAGTAGAAACATTAGTTTATAATACAATAACAGTCCCTTATGGTAAACGTTATGAAGTTCAGTTGTCTGATGGTACTCATGTACATTTAAATGCTGGTACTTCATTAAAATACCCAATTAATTTTATAGAAGGGAAAAAAAGACAGGTGTTTTTAGATGGAGAAGCTTATTTTGATGTATCTAAAGATGTCAATAATTCATTTGTAGTAAACACAAATGAAATTGATGTAAGAGTATTGGGAACGCAATTTAATATATCATCTTACCCCGAAGACGAAAATGTTACTACAGTATTGGTAGAAGGCTTAGTAAGTTTATACAATAGTAATGAAGATTATAACCCGGAAACAGCAACACTTTTAGATCCAGGGTTAAAAGCAAAATGGAATAAGAAAACAAATCATATAGAAATTACAAAAGCTGATATAGAAATGCATACGGCTTGGATAAATGGCAAAATTATATTTAGATATACACCGTTTAAAAATATCATAAAAAAATTAGAACGCCATTATAACGTAGAGATTATTAATAATAACAAAGCATTAGATGATCAACTCTTTGCTGCCAGTTTCGATATTGAAACTATTGAGCAAGTTCTTGAATCTTTTAATATTAGTTATGCTATAGACTATAGCATTAAAAACAATCAAATAATAATTAATTAA
- a CDS encoding TlpA family protein disulfide reductase: MKKLGLILLLALIVTNCKEEIPVDYVVLSGKIINANNIDSLKLNKGRSVIKKIKLNQNGTFNDTLKIPDGLYSLGAIKSRALLHLNKGNNIVINFDDQDVKNTLNFNGKGFEISEYLFTKESVNFSSKIKYGVEENVFLGAIKARKITMLQNLKKAKNLPQNYSISEEKNLHFEYLVSLLNYSKARKNYRNITSKLSEGFLNELNEIIYTDESDYGFSEAYKILAKKYYNEESQRLAKEKNIDREIAYLETIEKVKSEAIKADLLNARVRGGLVRTDDIEAYYKKYLTLETDSTKIYKITASYKSLLKTSKGRPSPKFFNYINNAGGTTSLDDFRGKYVYIDIWGTGCKPCIDEIPHLEKLEKEYHGKNIEFVSIALDSHEYIDKWKKMIKDKKLGGVQLIADNDFKSKFIRDYGIRGIPVFILLDPEGKIISANAPRPSYPRLKELFNKYSI; the protein is encoded by the coding sequence ATGAAAAAATTAGGTCTAATACTATTACTTGCCTTAATTGTTACTAACTGCAAAGAAGAAATTCCTGTAGATTATGTTGTGCTATCAGGAAAAATTATTAATGCAAATAATATCGATAGTCTTAAGTTAAATAAAGGACGTTCTGTAATAAAAAAAATTAAATTAAATCAGAACGGTACTTTTAATGATACCTTAAAAATTCCAGATGGCTTATATAGTCTAGGGGCTATAAAATCTAGAGCACTTCTTCATTTAAACAAAGGAAACAATATCGTTATAAATTTTGATGATCAAGACGTCAAAAACACTTTAAACTTTAATGGTAAAGGGTTTGAAATTAGTGAGTACCTATTTACAAAAGAAAGTGTGAACTTTTCCAGTAAGATAAAGTATGGTGTAGAAGAGAACGTGTTTTTAGGAGCAATAAAAGCAAGAAAAATAACGATGTTACAAAACCTAAAAAAAGCCAAAAACTTACCTCAAAATTATTCCATAAGTGAAGAAAAAAATCTTCATTTTGAATATTTAGTGAGCCTTCTTAATTATTCGAAAGCGCGTAAAAATTATAGAAATATTACTTCTAAGCTCTCTGAAGGTTTTCTAAATGAATTAAATGAGATTATTTATACAGATGAATCTGACTATGGATTTTCAGAAGCTTATAAAATTTTGGCTAAAAAGTATTATAATGAAGAATCTCAAAGATTAGCTAAAGAAAAAAATATAGACCGGGAAATAGCATATCTTGAAACAATTGAAAAGGTAAAAAGCGAGGCTATTAAAGCAGATTTACTAAATGCTAGAGTAAGAGGCGGGTTAGTTCGCACAGATGATATAGAAGCTTATTATAAAAAATATCTAACACTTGAGACAGATTCTACGAAAATATATAAGATTACCGCAAGTTATAAATCACTATTAAAAACGAGTAAAGGTAGACCTTCACCTAAGTTTTTTAATTATATAAATAATGCAGGAGGAACAACCTCTTTAGATGATTTTAGAGGAAAATATGTATACATAGATATTTGGGGAACAGGTTGTAAGCCATGTATTGATGAAATACCTCATTTGGAAAAACTAGAAAAAGAGTATCATGGTAAAAATATCGAATTTGTTAGTATTGCTTTAGATAGCCATGAATACATAGATAAATGGAAGAAAATGATAAAAGATAAAAAGCTTGGAGGTGTACAACTCATCGCTGATAATGATTTTAAATCAAAATTTATTCGTGACTATGGAATTAGAGGCATTCCTGTTTTTATTTTACTAGATCCAGAGGGAAAAATTATTAGTGCAAACGCACCAAGACCTTCTTACCCTAGATTGAAAGAGTTGTTTAATAAGTATAGTATTTAG
- a CDS encoding RagB/SusD family nutrient uptake outer membrane protein: MKKYLKNITAVLVGCILFTSCDDYLDVKPENQFLEDGMFSTPSGTQTVLNGIYLDMTSGSLYGGGLTMSTVDIFAQLYNTDTSTPHKYKEYKDINYTASNVRGALDNIWTSAYVNILNINNFIKQVEARDNLLPEKEENILLGEAYALRAMLHFDLLRLFGPIYVKSPEDPSIPYNVDVQSTITPLLKASEAMEKILADLTSAETFLENDPIREFGKINVSQEEQLDSDDPLYKYRESDFYRFRNKRMNYYAVKALQARVNLYAGNNTAALTAAKLVIEEASVWFPWTPFKEVISAGANPDRIFSSEIIFGLNNNDLYNQQRDLFAASLDEVGILAAKSKLDFFFEGNDNDYRRLSSWALPVLGEHSFPTFFKYADVHDPKMGFRFFQPLIRMSEMYLIAAELEANEADALTYLNAQRFNRGIPDIDPGADIQEEILKEYRREFYAEGQMFFYYKRKNISEIPNANSSRTIEMGDAEYVAPLPDSESNYRNN, translated from the coding sequence ATGAAAAAATACTTAAAAAATATTACGGCAGTATTAGTAGGATGTATTTTATTTACTTCATGTGATGACTATTTAGATGTAAAGCCAGAGAATCAATTTTTAGAAGACGGTATGTTTTCTACGCCTTCTGGAACCCAAACAGTTTTAAATGGGATTTATTTAGATATGACTTCAGGGTCTCTTTATGGAGGAGGGTTAACTATGAGTACTGTTGATATTTTCGCACAGCTTTACAACACAGATACGTCTACTCCACATAAGTATAAAGAATATAAAGATATTAATTATACAGCAAGTAATGTAAGGGGAGCTTTGGATAATATATGGACTTCTGCTTATGTAAATATTTTAAATATAAATAATTTTATAAAACAGGTAGAAGCTCGTGATAACCTTTTACCAGAAAAGGAAGAAAACATATTATTAGGTGAGGCCTATGCATTACGAGCCATGCTTCATTTCGATTTATTAAGACTGTTTGGTCCAATATATGTTAAATCACCAGAAGACCCCTCAATTCCTTATAATGTAGATGTACAAAGTACTATTACTCCTTTATTAAAGGCAAGTGAGGCTATGGAAAAAATTCTTGCAGATTTAACGAGTGCTGAAACATTTTTAGAAAATGATCCTATCAGAGAATTTGGTAAAATAAATGTTTCTCAAGAAGAACAGTTAGATTCTGATGACCCATTATATAAGTATAGAGAATCAGATTTTTATAGGTTTAGAAATAAAAGGATGAATTATTATGCAGTAAAAGCATTACAGGCGAGAGTTAATTTATATGCAGGTAATAATACTGCAGCATTAACAGCAGCCAAGTTGGTTATAGAAGAAGCTTCTGTGTGGTTTCCTTGGACACCTTTTAAAGAGGTAATTTCTGCAGGAGCTAACCCTGATCGTATTTTTTCTTCAGAAATAATTTTTGGATTAAATAATAATGATTTGTACAACCAACAAAGAGATTTGTTCGCAGCTTCTTTAGATGAAGTTGGTATTTTAGCTGCTAAAAGTAAATTAGATTTCTTTTTTGAGGGTAATGACAATGATTACCGTAGGTTATCATCGTGGGCATTGCCAGTATTAGGAGAACATTCGTTTCCAACATTTTTCAAATATGCAGATGTACATGACCCAAAGATGGGCTTTAGATTTTTTCAGCCTCTTATAAGAATGAGTGAAATGTATTTAATTGCTGCAGAATTGGAAGCTAATGAAGCAGATGCTTTAACTTATCTTAACGCACAGAGATTTAACAGAGGGATTCCTGATATAGACCCTGGAGCAGATATTCAAGAAGAAATCCTTAAAGAATACAGAAGAGAGTTTTATGCAGAAGGTCAAATGTTCTTCTATTATAAAAGAAAAAACATTTCTGAAATTCCTAATGCAAACTCTTCTAGAACTATAGAGATGGGAGATGCAGAATATGTTGCACCACTACCAGATTCAGAATCTAATTATCGCAATAATTAA
- a CDS encoding RNA polymerase sigma factor — translation MDEKVLWKLIKQNDDKALQMLFDLHYKPMCYYAIQFVKQMPEAEDIVQSVFIKLWTKRHNITINTSLKSYLYRSVYNNYIDEFRKDKQKEKYLESLKYDMLTEHIDIEDSSEFQEKIDRIKTLVDTLSPRCKEVLLLSKQEGYKHREIAEKLEISVKTVESLMSTAFKKIRAGFEDGDLFFILIRKVFKRLKF, via the coding sequence ATGGATGAAAAGGTTTTATGGAAACTTATAAAACAAAATGACGATAAAGCATTACAAATGCTTTTTGATTTACATTACAAACCCATGTGTTATTATGCTATACAATTCGTTAAACAAATGCCAGAAGCAGAAGACATTGTCCAGAGTGTTTTTATAAAACTATGGACAAAACGGCATAACATTACTATAAATACGTCTCTAAAATCATATTTATATAGGTCTGTATATAACAATTATATAGATGAATTTCGAAAGGATAAACAAAAAGAGAAGTATCTGGAATCCCTAAAATATGATATGTTAACTGAGCATATAGACATAGAGGATTCGTCAGAATTTCAAGAAAAAATTGATAGAATAAAGACTCTTGTAGATACATTATCTCCTCGGTGTAAGGAAGTTTTATTATTAAGCAAACAAGAAGGCTATAAACATAGAGAGATTGCAGAAAAATTGGAAATTTCTGTTAAGACTGTAGAGTCACTAATGAGTACGGCCTTTAAGAAAATACGTGCCGGGTTTGAAGACGGTGATTTGTTTTTTATCCTTATTAGAAAAGTCTTCAAAAGGTTAAAATTTTAA
- a CDS encoding TlpA family protein disulfide reductase, with protein sequence MKNLYIIVILTLVFTSCQTKKAPVDYVILSGKILNVDTSHKMSLSHGSSLKKDISFNMDGTFKDTIKVDKGNYVLSTGKSKVYLDLEQGNNIVINFDDDNVHESLKLGGKGFEKSIYQRKRAILKQGFYNEGISAYDKDESSFLKTMKSHRDKMLDNLTKTKNLPEDYIAKEKREIEYLYLDFVQKYVGNHIMTDNNSYKPSQNILNELKMLSLENEEDFLKSKQYRGLLKVYMTVKSIEIAKANNISREFAYLEAAKDIKNSAIRNGLIFGSVKMAMGKVEDMDAYFQKYVIVAADSTYASRMTEVYQNLQSTAKGNPSPKFVNYRNYNGGTTSLEDFKGKYVFIDVWATWCGPCMRQMPYLKKIEKKYHNKNILFVSISADKERDYKKWRELVAKENLTGIQLIADNAFESSFINKYNISSIPRFILLDPSGNIIDNDAPDPSDPKLEALFKSLKI encoded by the coding sequence ATGAAAAATTTATACATAATAGTCATACTTACATTAGTCTTTACAAGTTGCCAAACAAAGAAGGCTCCTGTAGATTATGTCATATTATCAGGAAAGATACTCAATGTAGATACTAGTCATAAAATGTCTTTATCACATGGCAGCTCTTTGAAAAAAGATATATCCTTTAATATGGATGGGACTTTTAAAGATACAATTAAAGTTGACAAAGGAAATTATGTGCTATCTACAGGAAAGTCTAAAGTGTATCTTGATCTAGAACAAGGAAACAACATTGTTATTAATTTTGATGATGATAATGTACATGAATCTTTAAAGCTAGGAGGAAAAGGTTTTGAAAAAAGTATTTATCAAAGAAAGCGAGCTATTTTAAAGCAAGGGTTTTACAATGAAGGAATTAGTGCTTATGATAAGGATGAATCCTCCTTTTTAAAAACGATGAAGTCTCATAGAGATAAAATGCTAGACAATTTAACCAAAACTAAAAATTTGCCTGAAGATTACATAGCAAAAGAAAAAAGAGAAATCGAATATCTATACTTAGACTTTGTACAAAAGTATGTTGGCAATCATATAATGACTGATAATAATTCATATAAGCCTTCGCAAAACATATTGAATGAGTTAAAAATGTTGTCTTTAGAGAATGAAGAGGATTTTTTAAAATCAAAGCAATATAGAGGTTTGCTTAAAGTGTACATGACAGTAAAATCGATAGAAATTGCTAAAGCAAATAACATAAGTCGTGAGTTTGCTTATTTAGAAGCAGCTAAAGATATTAAGAATAGTGCTATTAGAAACGGTTTAATTTTTGGAAGTGTTAAAATGGCGATGGGAAAAGTAGAAGATATGGACGCCTATTTTCAAAAGTATGTTATTGTAGCAGCAGACAGCACTTATGCGTCAAGGATGACAGAGGTCTATCAAAACTTACAGTCAACAGCAAAAGGAAATCCGTCTCCAAAATTTGTTAATTATAGAAATTATAATGGAGGAACAACCTCTCTAGAAGACTTTAAAGGCAAATACGTATTTATAGATGTTTGGGCAACTTGGTGTGGTCCTTGTATGAGGCAAATGCCTTACTTGAAAAAAATCGAAAAGAAATATCATAACAAAAATATTCTGTTTGTTAGTATTTCTGCTGATAAGGAAAGAGATTATAAAAAATGGAGAGAATTGGTTGCAAAAGAGAACCTGACAGGAATACAGCTTATTGCAGACAATGCTTTTGAATCTAGCTTTATAAATAAATACAACATCTCATCAATTCCTAGATTCATTTTATTAGACCCTAGTGGAAATATCATTGATAACGATGCACCAGACCCATCTGATCCAAAATTAGAAGCATTGTTTAAAAGTTTAAAAATTTAA
- a CDS encoding TlpA family protein disulfide reductase → MKKLSLVLLFTLVIIMMGCKKQPSVDYAILTGEITNTTGGRIALVKGRSLVKYIELTEAGTFIDTLKVESGFYTLATSKNKTSIHIDKGDNMKVDFDNNNFENTLKVSGKGSEKIAYIKKKSEMKARLLTQKSEMYSLEEAAYLKLIRSAKDSLITHVENTEGLPEEYIEKEKRDIHYEYLGNLDRYPGIHRSYTKNKKFKTSEGFLKELDGLSYENGEDYLFSINYQTLVKMRCNKRSQEILKQGKVNFFIAYLQAVGEIKNDIIRNDLLYDAAKLNITQTKDLENYFKTYMSFATDSTHIENITKSYDKLSLVSKGNPSPKFTDYENYAGGTTSLDDFKGKYVYIDVWATWCGPCKAEIPFLKEIEKEYHDKNIEFVSISVDHKRAHETWKKMVEEKELGGVQLFADNGFSSKFISDYMIRAIPRFILLDPEGKVVDSQAPRPSNAKLKEILTELSL, encoded by the coding sequence ATGAAAAAACTAAGTCTGGTGCTCCTTTTCACTTTAGTAATAATAATGATGGGTTGTAAAAAACAACCCTCTGTCGATTATGCCATTTTAACAGGAGAAATAACGAATACAACTGGAGGTAGAATAGCACTTGTTAAAGGGCGCTCTTTAGTAAAATATATAGAATTAACAGAGGCAGGCACTTTTATAGATACCTTAAAGGTTGAATCAGGATTTTATACGCTGGCAACAAGTAAAAATAAAACCTCAATTCATATTGACAAAGGCGATAATATGAAAGTTGATTTTGATAATAACAATTTTGAAAACACGCTGAAAGTTAGCGGGAAAGGTTCTGAAAAGATCGCATATATTAAGAAGAAATCTGAAATGAAAGCCAGGTTGTTAACACAAAAATCAGAGATGTACAGTTTAGAAGAAGCAGCATATCTTAAATTGATTAGATCAGCAAAAGACTCCTTAATAACTCATGTAGAAAACACTGAAGGTTTACCTGAAGAGTATATTGAAAAGGAAAAAAGAGATATACATTATGAGTATTTAGGAAATTTGGATAGGTATCCAGGCATCCATAGGTCTTATACAAAAAATAAAAAGTTTAAAACCTCTGAAGGATTTTTAAAAGAATTAGATGGTTTATCATATGAAAATGGAGAAGATTATTTATTTTCAATAAACTACCAGACCTTAGTGAAAATGCGCTGCAATAAAAGATCGCAAGAAATACTTAAACAAGGAAAGGTGAATTTTTTTATAGCTTATCTTCAAGCGGTTGGTGAGATTAAAAATGATATTATTAGAAACGACTTGCTTTATGATGCTGCAAAACTGAATATTACACAAACCAAAGACTTAGAAAATTATTTCAAAACGTATATGTCGTTTGCTACAGATAGTACGCATATAGAAAACATAACTAAAAGCTATGATAAATTGTCGTTGGTAAGCAAAGGGAACCCGTCTCCTAAATTTACAGATTACGAGAATTATGCTGGAGGCACTACGTCCTTAGATGATTTTAAGGGGAAGTATGTGTATATAGATGTTTGGGCAACCTGGTGTGGTCCTTGTAAAGCAGAAATACCATTTTTAAAGGAGATTGAGAAAGAATACCATGACAAGAATATTGAATTTGTAAGTATCTCTGTAGATCATAAGAGAGCTCATGAAACATGGAAAAAAATGGTAGAAGAAAAAGAGCTTGGAGGTGTTCAATTGTTTGCAGACAATGGCTTTAGTTCAAAATTTATATCAGATTATATGATTAGGGCCATTCCGCGGTTTATTTTATTAGATCCCGAAGGAAAAGTAGTGGATTCACAAGCACCAAGACCTTCTAACGCTAAGCTAAAAGAAATACTTACAGAATTAAGTTTATAA